The DNA window CCtgatgaactttttaacatgctatttatttcttaaacaaactATGATGAGGTTGAATTACCTGGTGATACTTCACCTTGAGAAAGGTTTGTGTCTCGGGGGGGGAAAAAACTCAGCAGACCTGATATTGCCACTTactttatatatgaatgatCGAAGAATGTTAGTTATTAGATATAGTCTAATTAAGATGTAATTGGATAGCTGCTTTGTTGCTTAGGGAGAATCCATGAAATTCTTAGAGTATATGAAGATGATAGTCAAGTCATCTCATATTGCTTTTGCATGAGTCCACAGCTCAGGTTGTTGGGTAAAAGTCACAAACTATAATAACTTTATGCAACAAAAATACATCAATGATAGTATGTCACAAACTtcaatttaaagtaaattacatgcatggatagattttaattgaaaataggtTTTGTAATTAGAATCATGTCACAAAgtaataatgaaaatttgttttgaatttgcagTCCTACAGAACTGAAGTTGGAGCTGAAAGAGAAGAAAGATGATGAATACATGGGCTACATTCTACTACAGTGTACACTGGTGCCAAAGTCTGGGGAAGAGAAAGAGGTGGGTTGCTTGGGCAGCACTAGACATTGTTCTGTATGACAACTGTAGGAAACAGAGGCCTGTTCTGCTCATGGGTCGCTTATGGGCGCTGGCCCAAATTTGTGTTATGGGTTTCTTGCAAGCACTTGTTAGCTATGTTCTGCTGAACACATCTCAGGATTCAGTCTCACCAAAAAGCTAAATAAGATATTGTTCAGCAGTAATTTTTGgtgaaataattcaaaatttatcaaTACTTATAAAAAGGTTGACACTAGAAGTAGATCCAGTCAGATACTTATTAAGGAGAGAGATGCTCAAAATGAATTTCCATAAGTTGCTTGCCTCATtagttttaatatcattttattcctatatatatattgatatttaagATTAAGGAATGTTCCTATTATGTATTAATTGGTCTGAAAGTCATCACCACAGTCTAAATAAAATGACCCAGTTCTTATCATTAAAGTGGTattaaaaaccatttatttGGCTTCATCTAATACTGTGAAGAGTTTGAATTGATTTGACAATGTCACGGATCTAAGACAACAGTCTTTGATCAAAGGGATGTATCAGGAGGGAGGTAGACACTATTGATTTCTACAGTGATTAGAGGGACTCATTCATTTCTTGCTAAGTGGAGACTGGACATTATCTAGGCTTGGCATTAGATAGATCGATCTCTGGGGACCACAGAGATAAATCAGGGGATCTTATTTTGATGGATTGGGGATGGGGCCTAGATCTTGAAGTCTGAGTAGTTTAGTacacttaatacatgtatatgcaggTTGACTGCATTAATAAAAAGCTAACTTTTATTAGCGTTCTACCATCATATGTAAAATAAGATAACATCCATATGTGTCTATATTGTCTACATCAACATGCTAGGATAATGATTCTTGTATAATATACCCATATTAGCAATCTTGTGTCATTCATGATTCAGTTACACACAATAGATTAGATGGCACAAGGGATTGGTATGTCTGCCATGCTTCAAGTTTGGTATTAGTCAAGACGCTGACTCAGGGGATACATGTAgaatattatgttttatatttctgTACTTAATATATGGTCTATTCTaagtactggtacatgtattggttATAATGAGTGTCTTGccaagataaaatattttatgtgccTTCATGGGAGACCATGGCCAATGCTAGAACTCTGTTTCTAAGAATAAATATTGCAAATCACTCAGGATATTCAAAATTggttattctttattttatgatCACATTTAGCATGCTGTCGGAGAATAGTTAATTCACTCAAAACGGATTGTCAAGAGATTCACAAAATcaagattttatttataaatgatagtGATTTGTGAATCCAAATTATCCTTGAGGAGTtatgtaatataaacaataagatgATTTAATTTAGATCTAGaaaatcaatgataaaaatgatttccTGTTGTTCAAACCTTAGGGAAAAAAACTGAATATTAAGTCTTGAGATGAAACTGCCAAAAGCCTGAATCAATATCTAGATAACTATGTTTGGAACTGATAGATGTAGTTCAGTGTGAAGTATCTGGTCATTGGCATGATATTACTATTGACAAACATATTTAAACACgtcgtcggaaacccacggtcGGTCTCGCTTCTCTTACCTCTTAGAGAAGCGAGACCGACCGTGGGTTTCCAACGATGATTTAAACACAGAGCTCTGTGAATGATCATTCAGTTATCTCTTGAACGTCAGTTCATTTTTTACAGTCATGAGTGATGAACTTGACAATTGTTTTACTCTtggtaaatcattaaaaattgtgttttatacaATCACATTACAAAACACAATCAAGTTAGCGGTAGAAAAATATATCCATGTCTATTGCTAAGTTTCCCAGGCAAATAAAATGCTGCGTCAAAGATGTCCCTCGTCAGAGTTTTCAGCAATTTTGCAAATAATCAAGtttctgtgtattttttatgttaattgattatttaattgttttatgacAATTACAGTAATATCAAGTGTTTCATGATCTGCAGAAGATTGAAATACAGTATGACAGATGCATATTTTACAAAGAGAAATAATTTATCCTTTTTCTGGTAAATAAGTTTCAGGAGTACAGAAGGTAAATATTTATGAGCAAcacattttatgtttgaaataattcaACAAATTGGTAGAAGTAAACGCTCTTATGAAAATCAATGCATTTGCATGACATTTCAAAAGCATATAATTCAGGAAAGGAGTGGGTTGTCTAATTGTGATGCAGAAATGCTTTAAACTGTACATTCCGCCAGCAGGATTGCATGGTAATTTGTCAGGATTATACTTACAATATTCTGGCTGTGAAGGATGACGCTATTTCCCCATTAAATGGAATCTTAGATCCTAATCATTAAAGAAATGGGCAGGAATATTGAGTTGTTATTGATTTGGAGATAGTCATTAAGTGATATTTAAgatattataaaatcaatataattgCTACTGCAAATGCTACATAACATGATGtttaacattaagattttaGATTTAAACAAATGCAGTGATTTACATGCAAATTAAGccaaacaaaaacaacactTGTTTAAGGTTtttatctttaatgaaaaaCCCATCATATTTAATGTTATATAACCCTATCGTTATTTCATTTGTCATCTGGAGACATGGAAATCTCTGATGTTAAGATTTTtgaggtatgttttatttttgtagcAGTTCCAGCAGTCGAGAACAACAACAATTAAGAAATCTGCAGGGAGTCTAGAATCACAGGCCAGGAAACTGAAGATGCAGATCTGGAGTGGAATCGTGAACATTGTGTTAGTGGAGGGTCAGAATCTCATGGCTATGGATGATAACGGACTAAGTGACCCCTACGTCAAGTTCAGGCTGGGTCAGGAGAAGTACAAGAGTAAAGTACGTGTCCGGGAAAAATTAACTTTtgtggatataatataatttatatatccgaaacaatcacaaaaattcttaaattatcGGGAATTATGTTGCGAGGAGCACATTGCAAAATTTTTAAGTCTGAGAGacaaataccggtatttacttATTTGTCTTCATACCTCTTTATGAAAACCAATTAACAGTGCTTTCtatactttcaaaatattttcttattaatcaaattttctGTCTGCAggcttttatttatttgtgtcatttacacatgtattttcaGCACAAATACAAGACTCTGAACCCACGGTGGTTGGAGCAGTTCAGTCTTCGGACATTTGACGACCAGAGTCAGACTCTGGAAATCAGTGTCTATGACCATGACCTTAGGTCGGACGATTTCATGGGCAGGTTTGTGACCTTTATGATCATGTTGAAAAGAGGACATATTGCTAGATAATGAACATACTCTTTTCCTTTTCATGCACATGTGAAAATGCATCAGGGAAGAGGGTATTTGTTTAAGGTTCATCTGTCTTTAAAAGAGACATTGCAAGGTTCTTTGTGAAGTGTGTCTCATTGACCTCTATCAAAAGAGGTAAAAAGCCCTGCTAATGGGTTCTCTGTATTGACAAAGGAACATATATCCTGTTTTCATGTGGCGGCATTTGATTCAATAACTAAGTGGAATCCCGTCTTTTTCCATCAGAGCTACCATCGATCTTTCGGAAATAGAAAAGGAGAGAACGCACACCATAGTGAAAGATCTGGAGGACGGAGCTGGCACCATCAAACTCTTGCTCACAATCAGCGGGACTCAGGGAGCCGAGACCATCACCGACCTCGTCAATTACACCACCAACACCAAGGAAAGAGACGACCTGTACCGCAGCTATGTAAGTCGTCCCTCTATGGCAGACAGAAAATAAACACTCAATCCCACTCATTATCCCTTAATGCAAAACTTATGCAAAACAtccatattgattttttttttgcatcttgAGGAAATATACATGAATCAGCATAAAGGAAATATTGGGTTTTGTTTTGATTGGGAACGAATTGATTCCCTTCATCTCTGATCACTTAATTAGGCTGCTGCATTTATATATGATTACTGTGAAAACATAATATTGTTGGGCCTAATGAATTGTGTTAGGAAGTAATCCCCATAAAATATTTACACTATGAAAACTTTCTGGAAGGTGTAAAGAATTGTTTTGAGTTCTACTGTGTTAAAAATGTTGGTAAAGCCTTTTACTGGAAATAATTTTGCAtggaattttgaaattgttttcagTATGTATGACAGTGACACTGACACTAATCATACCAGTACGCAATGCCACTACATCTAAAATTTGATTAGTTTCAACCCAAAAattttttctgatatttacatgtatatgatttcatttgaattgATATTTCAGGGAATAATCAACTCCTTTAAAAACCTGAAAGACATAGGATGGCTTCAAGTAAAAGGTGAGCAGTTGTGATCTGTCAAGGTTGTGAGGGCACTTTGTTTTCTATTGAagttatacatgtgtataactCTCATATGTTTGTAAGTGCACTCTAAGTTTAAATTGGTACATGGTTTTACAAAATAAGTTCAGAATTTTTTAGCACAAAGATTAGTAACAATTGTAATATAGACAAATAGTTCCTCTGCTGGGATTTGAACCTATGATCTCTTGCTGTtctagtaaaatgttttatatttgataattttgcaGTGATCCGTGCCCAGGGTTTGCTGGCAGCTGACATCGGAGGGAAGAGTGACCCGTTCTGTGTGTTGGAGCTGGTCAATGCCCGACTCCAGACACAGACAGAGTACAAAACTCTCAACCCAGAGTGGAACAAAGTCTTCACATTGTTAGTACCTCTACACGGCACATAAGGAATTTCTAGCACTCAATGTTACCAAGTGAATTTTTACCTTTAAGTTGCAGTACATCTCTTTACCTGTACACATATCATAAGTTTCCTAACTACAGGTAGATGATTAAAAGAGATACCTACTAAGCTTTATTTTCAACTAAACAGTTGAATTTATCttgtgtgtttgtttgtttgcagCAATGTAAAGGACGTCCACTCTGTGTTAGAGGTGACAGTGTTTGATGAGGACAGGGATAAAAAGGCAGAATTCCTGGGCAAAGTCGCCATTCCTATTCTTCTGGTAaaaagctctctctctctctctctctctctctctctctctctctctctctctctctctctctctctctctctctctctgggttcTTTACATGTGTGATGTGTGTTCTATCTAATTCAGTATTGTCTGATTTCCTGTAGATGAAGAGAGGGCTGAGGCGATGGTATGCATTGAAGGACAAAAAACTTCTGGGAAGATCCAAAGGAGccattttactggaaatggattTCATTTACAACccagtaaattttttattataattagtcATTCACAACACCACTTTGTCTCATTTTCCAtaaataattaatgaataaaGGTGAAAATAGTCATGAAAttgatactgtggtttcattaatattcaatagtatcaattttcgtggaaaaagtaaaaatcactgttttaaggatacgtaaattcctGGCCAATTACCCTATCATTACAAATTGTTAGTAAAAATTGACTTCaaagaacatttaatttcattgaaacaacgaaatccatgaaaattggtattcaacgaatattgatgaaaccacagtagcaTCAACATCTTCATTAGTTTatgatgaattttatttagtttACTATTTATTTGATAAGAGTTGTGGAATACATTAGATGCTCACGTTTCATTTCCATTACATTGGAAATTGTTTTTTCTCCTAGGTGAAAGCTGCCATTCGCACTGTCAACCCCAGAGAGGAAAAATATATGCAACCTGATCCAAAGTTCAAAATTTCGGTATGTCAATGTCATAAAATTAATTAGTTTTTAGCTGTTCAATCTGACACATTTTGATGAGAAATCATAGGAAAGTCCCCTCATTATCTTCAATCTACTGTGTACATAATTGATTTATGATGACTTCGGAAGCCAAAAAAGCATTCCTGTAATATCATCCATTTTTCTGGTGGCAAGTGATGCCAATCAAGGGTCTATAATTTGTGACTCAAGATCGCTTTTCATTTCATCATCACGAACATAAGTTCCCTTAGGAGCTTCCAGTGTTTGGGGATGTAAAAAATTAAGTGAAAAGGCCCCATAAATCATCAGGACTTGTTAATATTTTGAAGACCCATAGGACCTTGGATATTGGGGTCTATGATATAGTTTGATTTTCTGATATTTTCAGCTGATGAAAAGGAACATTAACAGAGTTACGCAAATTATATCATCCATAATGGAGGTCGGTAAATTTCTACAAAGCTGTTTTGAATGGGAGTCCAAGGCTAGGAGTATTACTGCCTTCACAGTTAGTATGATGACAATGCTTTTGTGTCCTTAACAGTTTCAGAGTCAAATAAACTGAGAATGtacatgaattaataaattcTCAATTGTATAAGactatatattaaaattgattattgttagataaCAGTCAATTCCGAACTATATGATATTGTCGGtcctttaaaattattttttcgaaattttattataattgtatgTTCTGTAATATAATGTGTTATAGGTGTTCCTTATCATCACCTGGTTTTTCGAGCCATACATGTTACCTGTGACGTTGCTCTTACTATTTTTGAAAAACTATCTCATCAAGTCTGCAAAAGAAGCGTTTTCAGTTGAGAGCAAAGAGGAAGTGGTAAGtggaatttgatttttatgagtTGTAAACCAATGCTTGACACAAGTAACATAAGAGAATACATCTCTTGATGCACTTACAAAGAATTGCGGACTATTAATTGgcttattttgataattaaacaGGTAAGCGTAGAtgaagaagatgatgatgaagatgatgatgcAGCAAAGGTATGTGCAgatctggggttttttttcttagtaCAAAATGTAATTCGTTATGGTACATTTCAGAAATGAGCTGAAATTTGGGCAAATGGTTATAGATAAATTCTATGcatttcaaaagaaattaaaaaatatattgatataggAAACGgagactaatttaaaaaaatgctctAATCATATTGTTAATTTAAATGAACATATTTGTAAAAGTATGCATGATTTAGCATGTATGGGTAGATTAAAGACAAAATATAATGTAGCAAGTTGCATGATTTTTGCAATGTTCATGTGCATTTAATTTTGACACTATTTTTTGCAAAGCAAAAAAAGGTATGATTTTAACACatatcatcaattttttttctgatgagtttgataaaaaatttagtTTTGGATTGTGATAATTACAAACACCATCTTCAGTATGTACATTTAGTTATTTTgttaagtgttttaaaaatcactttagCACCTATTAGTACTGATACTTAATTCAGTTAACTTTGTTTGATTTATCAAGCACGGGaaaatttttgttgaaattttgttttgattttttcattgtatttaataATCCAGTGTATTAATCCTCTCCTTAATGACATTACTCTTTGTTATGTAGGATTAATatctgttttttaaaaaacttggaAAGTTTTGCTATATAATTCTTCTCATATTGAGCTCCAAATTTTGATTCTTTTGAAAGTTCTGCTGTGAAATGATAGCCCAAGTGATTGACTTTTTGTTTCACAGAACACTGTGTTTAAAGAAATGCATGCTGTTTTGTTTTCCACCAGCATTAATTAccttttagtttgtttttcaaGTGACTGATTTATTTATGTAGAAGCACCATGTAAAAAAGATATCattcagtaaaaaaaagaaaaaggtaaAACTGATTTTAAGAGGGCCTTGTCACCATAATTAGAGGATTGCTGGTCACCATATTGTATGGATTACTCGGAAAGTTTTGTGTAATGTTTTGTTATTAATGgaaaatttaacatatttaattcaaaacaaaatcgatatatgaatttgattttgGCATGCTTTAACAATAGAAGCCATACAGTATTTGCTTGAAGAATTGTTGACATGGCCCTTCTGTAGGCTAGATTCTATAAACAGCAAGAAAGCTAGTCATTTTTTAGCAATAATGCAAAAaacataaatcattttttgtcATTCATTCATTCCTATTTCCATCTCCTGAACAAAGTAAATGAACAGAAAATAGATTGGAGGTGTTTGTTAAGCCtaacaatctgattaaaatcagatcgcCGTTGCTATCAATTAACGACTTTTCCCTGTATCCTTGATTAATGCTGCATCGAGTGTTGCATCGAGAATCAACTTAATAGCACTAGGTAGCAACATATCATTGGAGCATctaggatctgattttaattagattgtaaaACCCATGAGTGTAAGTTAACCTAGCTTAAAAACTATTTATCTCTGCAAACCAAAAACTAAACAACTCCCATTTGACAGGAGCTGTTTAGACTAAGTGTTAAATTTTCCCATTGCCTAGCTGAAAGACCTATTTACTGTAAATGTAGAATATTTGTGTGGAAAGAGTGTTCTGAAAACTATAATCTGAATGGTAGTTCATTTTGCAAATTCTTACACAAAAAAGTCCCAAATAACTACCACATGAAAGCTTTGATGCATGGAAATCACAGAATTTCCCTCTTGAAAATATGATCAATGATTattgtttaatgtttaaatttgttGATTACGGTATTCCAGATTGTATAAGTTTGTAATATATGTGCTTATATACATGCTTTAAAAGTATAAATGCTTTAAACAGTAAAgcaattttatatttctataatcaGATGTTGAGCTTTGTGATTAGTTACTGCTTACAGTAAAAGTTACAGAACTctgatgtaatacatgtattgcgatttagtttaaattatattgttgCTTCATTATATTGGTTTTTTAAGAAGGTGCAATCTTactttatcaaattaaacaacaaatcCATCCCTATGTTGAGATATCCAAAGATAGGAACATACTGGTATTCATTTTTAGTCTGCCTGTGTGTGTGTCTTTTTGTCTGTCTATCAACATTTTGGACTTAGGTCATACAAAAAAAAGATGTATTGTTAACTGAAATGTCTGGTAAGGTCAGATGTCAATGTCATTAAATATTCAAGGTCATTGATTGAACAGTTGTTAGGGATTAAGTTAGTAGTGTTTAACAAAGACTCCTTTTTCTGCAAATATGATTCAATAACTTTTATTCTGAGAAATACTAGTCTAGTGGATATTTCTTCCATTGAGTCTAAGAATGGAggattattagtacatgtactttgtataCTGTTAAAACTTTATGTTTTTATGTACTTCATGCGTATATCTATTGTATATATCACCCTTATGTTAAAACCTTGTTGTTTATGCAAATCAAgtatttgaacaattaaaaccCAAGTAACAATTTATAACTTTTCGAACACTTAATGTTTAAGTTGTTTATTTTAGGATGAGAAAAAGAGTGTTCGAGAAAAATTCCAAGCAGCTCAAGAAGTTTGTTTACAAGTCCAGCAGGGAATGGACATGGTGGCATCTCTCGGGGAGAGGATCAAAAAGTAAGACACCCTAAACTCCTCTATCTGGTTACTTAACTGCATGGGGCATTGTGCaaacatgtaaaagtttgacaCCTGAATAAGAGGCGTGTACATATTGTGCCGCTGCTCAAATTCACATTAAGAAGCTACGCCATTCAGTTATGTGAAATTTGAGagttttcaacaaaattaattaaatagcaTTGCTCTGCCATCCAGTCAACTCTGCAGACCTTTCAGTGCATCGTTCAGTCCACTGAACAGCTTGGATTTATCTTTTGGAacttttgtttttcttgaacTTTGTGGAAACATGATAACTTTTTTACCCGAGAGTAAATTTTGGTATGATTGGTTGTCTTTCAGTACATTCAACTGGACGGTCCCCTGGCTGTCCATGCTGGCTGTGACTGTGTTATCCATCGGTGTCATTGTACTGTATTACCTTCCAATCCGTGTTCTCATCTTATTATGGGGTAAGTCAGTCACATAaagttactgtggaatcattagaaattcatagtggctcaattttcatggtaGTCGTCGGTAGCCTtcacccacgaatttacatcctcgacAAAAACTAATTACcgtatttaaaaatttagtttACCTAGAAACAGTTTCAATAGATGCATCtatgaaattacatccccacaaataagcaaaaaactcgcaatccacgaaaattggcttccacgaaattaaatgactCCACAGTATTGTGTTTAGCATTTCCATATGGAGGTCCAACAAATCATATATTGTCATAAAAATCGcattcaacaactgttttgtcatacatgtaccttcatacatgtacctttcacTACAGAAATGAggattattttgtttatcaaatggCCATCTTGTCTTACTTCTGTGATTTTCATTCAGCTAAAGATTAggcaaatatcaaatatatgcCATTGACCTgtgagatacatgtacagggtacatgtagtattacaattttttttgtttaaaggtCACATTATTTTTACTCAAAACTACATTTTTTCAAGGCTTCTGTTCAGTATTTTGTCCATAAACTGACATTACTTAATTGGTACTTGTATTGTAGTAACtctaaaattttaacattgGATATCCAAAAATCAGAGCATCTCTGTGACCTTAACATTTAATAGAGAGACTATGTCCGTATTAAACTcttgtttctttttctattCTAGGCATTAACAAGTTTACAAAGAAGTTGCGTGCTCCCAATGCAATACCCAACAATGAACTGCTTGATTTCTTGTCCAGAGTGCCTTCTGACAGTGAACTGGTAGGCTTTTTTAGGAATCgctttttggaaaaaatatttgtatttatttaaatctttacaTTAGAATATTTTCtcactaatacatgtacctttaatgtgaaagattttaaaaatctttttaatttaaaacttgGCTTCTAATATATTCTCTGCAAGATTGGCTTGACACTCATTTCCAGTATTTACTGGTATGTTGTTGGgaaatgtgttattttaaaTGCTATATAAGTATTACAATGTCATCTACTACTTCATCACTTCTGAATCAGCTTTAGAATTGTTGGAAAGAGTGAATAGATTTGATTACACTTTGGAAtgagagtatttttttttataattacagaTTCAGTATAGAGAATTAGCACCAGATGTACCTAACCTAGGGAAAAAGAAAAGAGCTTGATCAGAGCAACATGAAATTGTTGTGTTTGACCAAAATATTTGCTCACAGTCACTGGTTCATCTGAAAATAAAGGGAGACAAGTCTAGAATATTGCAAGGACAAGTCCCTAGTAATTCCCCTTGTGTAGCAACTAAGTGTAGATC is part of the Crassostrea angulata isolate pt1a10 chromosome 3, ASM2561291v2, whole genome shotgun sequence genome and encodes:
- the LOC128178895 gene encoding multiple C2 and transmembrane domain-containing protein 1-like isoform X2 — its product is MEEDRTEDVVQDSGERNMDCCGSPKQSPKSKQKKKTKSSETLGIESPRKRKGSIFTKLGHKLLQSHKKTSPQDDLEDNLSRSMESLHKLLDDRIDSPNGARSASETSIFTGKTVSYDTGSNDGTDERLRSYPVSPLLGRSDQGVSTIRHRHILQRQPSEISVNSKLGESESTRERSHSGDVIPVVSEDSNFLVFECNDKLEQDTSIRQRRHELMQHSFFHLDVWLKEGKDLVVRDSSGTSDPYVKFKIGNKQYYKSRTVYKNLNPKWDEKFTIPIEDVFKPVSVKCYDYDRGVSDDRMGAAEIDLSMLNLNSPTELKLELKEKKDDEYMGYILLQCTLVPKSGEEKEQFQQSRTTTIKKSAGSLESQARKLKMQIWSGIVNIVLVEGQNLMAMDDNGLSDPYVKFRLGQEKYKSKHKYKTLNPRWLEQFSLRTFDDQSQTLEISVYDHDLRSDDFMGRATIDLSEIEKERTHTIVKDLEDGAGTIKLLLTISGTQGAETITDLVNYTTNTKERDDLYRSYGIINSFKNLKDIGWLQVKVIRAQGLLAADIGGKSDPFCVLELVNARLQTQTEYKTLNPEWNKVFTFNVKDVHSVLEVTVFDEDRDKKAEFLGKVAIPILLMKRGLRRWYALKDKKLLGRSKGAILLEMDFIYNPVKAAIRTVNPREEKYMQPDPKFKISLMKRNINRVTQIISSIMEVGKFLQSCFEWESKARSITAFTVFLIITWFFEPYMLPVTLLLLFLKNYLIKSAKEAFSVESKEEVVSVDEEDDDEDDDAAKDEKKSVREKFQAAQEVCLQVQQGMDMVASLGERIKNTFNWTVPWLSMLAVTVLSIGVIVLYYLPIRVLILLWGINKFTKKLRAPNAIPNNELLDFLSRVPSDSELIQYRELAPDVPNLGKKKRA
- the LOC128178895 gene encoding multiple C2 and transmembrane domain-containing protein 1-like isoform X5, whose protein sequence is MDRSGKEKEKKKWTLRRFQSSFLKRSDEDSAHRVPDESNRRAKSSIDLSSSSDSKTPPSASKRRFWRSFRLKTRGLRHRQQGKSSEEGDRGLSISQPDINASRFSDDDDIRNSRGSNDFDHLFSSTDTASPEKSGPDRSVSDPDVSPIKGNQNVSTQRSRSQSMEEREDEGDSGIAVIESSQTVATDTSIRQRRHELMQHSFFHLDVWLKEGKDLVVRDSSGTSDPYVKFKIGNKQYYKSRTVYKNLNPKWDEKFTIPIEDVFKPVSVKCYDYDRGVSDDRMGAAEIDLSMLNLNSPTELKLELKEKKDDEYMGYILLQCTLVPKSGEEKEQFQQSRTTTIKKSAGSLESQARKLKMQIWSGIVNIVLVEGQNLMAMDDNGLSDPYVKFRLGQEKYKSKHKYKTLNPRWLEQFSLRTFDDQSQTLEISVYDHDLRSDDFMGRATIDLSEIEKERTHTIVKDLEDGAGTIKLLLTISGTQGAETITDLVNYTTNTKERDDLYRSYGIINSFKNLKDIGWLQVKVIRAQGLLAADIGGKSDPFCVLELVNARLQTQTEYKTLNPEWNKVFTFNVKDVHSVLEVTVFDEDRDKKAEFLGKVAIPILLMKRGLRRWYALKDKKLLGRSKGAILLEMDFIYNPVKAAIRTVNPREEKYMQPDPKFKISLMKRNINRVTQIISSIMEVGKFLQSCFEWESKARSITAFTVFLIITWFFEPYMLPVTLLLLFLKNYLIKSAKEAFSVESKEEVVSVDEEDDDEDDDAAKDEKKSVREKFQAAQEVCLQVQQGMDMVASLGERIKNTFNWTVPWLSMLAVTVLSIGVIVLYYLPIRVLILLWGINKFTKKLRAPNAIPNNELLDFLSRVPSDSELIQYRELAPDVPNLGKKKRA
- the LOC128178895 gene encoding multiple C2 and transmembrane domain-containing protein 1-like isoform X4; protein product: MDRSGKEKEKKKWTLRRFQSSFLKRSDEDSAHRVPDESNRRAKSSIDLSSSSDSKTPPSASKRRFWRSFRLKTRGLRHRQQGKSSEEGDRGLSISQPDINASRFSDDDDIRNSRGSNDFDHLFSSTDTASPEKSGPDRSVSDPDVSPIKGNQNVSTQRSRSQSMEEREDEGDSGIAVIESSQTVATSNKVMDTSIRQRRHELMQHSFFHLDVWLKEGKDLVVRDSSGTSDPYVKFKIGNKQYYKSRTVYKNLNPKWDEKFTIPIEDVFKPVSVKCYDYDRGVSDDRMGAAEIDLSMLNLNSPTELKLELKEKKDDEYMGYILLQCTLVPKSGEEKEQFQQSRTTTIKKSAGSLESQARKLKMQIWSGIVNIVLVEGQNLMAMDDNGLSDPYVKFRLGQEKYKSKHKYKTLNPRWLEQFSLRTFDDQSQTLEISVYDHDLRSDDFMGRATIDLSEIEKERTHTIVKDLEDGAGTIKLLLTISGTQGAETITDLVNYTTNTKERDDLYRSYGIINSFKNLKDIGWLQVKVIRAQGLLAADIGGKSDPFCVLELVNARLQTQTEYKTLNPEWNKVFTFNVKDVHSVLEVTVFDEDRDKKAEFLGKVAIPILLMKRGLRRWYALKDKKLLGRSKGAILLEMDFIYNPVKAAIRTVNPREEKYMQPDPKFKISLMKRNINRVTQIISSIMEVGKFLQSCFEWESKARSITAFTVFLIITWFFEPYMLPVTLLLLFLKNYLIKSAKEAFSVESKEEVVSVDEEDDDEDDDAAKDEKKSVREKFQAAQEVCLQVQQGMDMVASLGERIKNTFNWTVPWLSMLAVTVLSIGVIVLYYLPIRVLILLWGINKFTKKLRAPNAIPNNELLDFLSRVPSDSELIQYRELAPDVPNLGKKKRA
- the LOC128178895 gene encoding multiple C2 and transmembrane domain-containing protein 1-like isoform X8, producing the protein MTTSEEWIENLLVGPLHNVTKRLQTLEKQRSSESDAAVWDEIPVLIETGDQDTSIRQRRHELMQHSFFHLDVWLKEGKDLVVRDSSGTSDPYVKFKIGNKQYYKSRTVYKNLNPKWDEKFTIPIEDVFKPVSVKCYDYDRGVSDDRMGAAEIDLSMLNLNSPTELKLELKEKKDDEYMGYILLQCTLVPKSGEEKEQFQQSRTTTIKKSAGSLESQARKLKMQIWSGIVNIVLVEGQNLMAMDDNGLSDPYVKFRLGQEKYKSKHKYKTLNPRWLEQFSLRTFDDQSQTLEISVYDHDLRSDDFMGRATIDLSEIEKERTHTIVKDLEDGAGTIKLLLTISGTQGAETITDLVNYTTNTKERDDLYRSYGIINSFKNLKDIGWLQVKVIRAQGLLAADIGGKSDPFCVLELVNARLQTQTEYKTLNPEWNKVFTFNVKDVHSVLEVTVFDEDRDKKAEFLGKVAIPILLMKRGLRRWYALKDKKLLGRSKGAILLEMDFIYNPVKAAIRTVNPREEKYMQPDPKFKISLMKRNINRVTQIISSIMEVGKFLQSCFEWESKARSITAFTVFLIITWFFEPYMLPVTLLLLFLKNYLIKSAKEAFSVESKEEVVSVDEEDDDEDDDAAKDEKKSVREKFQAAQEVCLQVQQGMDMVASLGERIKNTFNWTVPWLSMLAVTVLSIGVIVLYYLPIRVLILLWGINKFTKKLRAPNAIPNNELLDFLSRVPSDSELIQYRELAPDVPNLGKKKRA